A genomic window from Populus alba chromosome 19, ASM523922v2, whole genome shotgun sequence includes:
- the LOC118050644 gene encoding protein LIGHT-DEPENDENT SHORT HYPOCOTYLS 1-like, translated as MDLASPSTNPTYASPIITSPTNTTTANTTANTTATSTLATSISPPSTPSRYENQKRRDWNTFCQYLRNHRPPLTLSMCSGAHVLEFLRYLDQFGKTKVHNQTCPFFGLPNPPAPCPCPLRQAWGSLDALIGRLRAAYEEHGGRPEGNPFGARSVRIYLREVRDFQAKARGVSYDKKRKRPKPKAAAAAAAAAADPSPG; from the coding sequence ATGGATTTAGCTTCCCCATCAACAAACCCCACATATGCAAGCCCTATAATCACCAGCCCCACTAACACCACCACAGCAAACACCACAGCAAACACCACAGCCACATCAACTTTAGCCACAAGCATATCCCCACCTTCCACTCCAAGTCGCTATGAGAACCAAAAGAGAAGGGACTGGAACACTTTCTGCCAGTACCTTAGGAATCACAGGCCTCCTTTAACACTATCAATGTGCAGTGGAGCCcatgttcttgaatttttaaggtACCTGGACCAATTCGGCAAGACCAAAGTCCACAACCAAACTTGCCCTTTCTTTGGCCTCCCTAACCCACCCGCACCATGCCCGTGCCCCCTCCGACAAGCATGGGGAAGCCTCGATGCTCTCATTGGAAGGCTCAGAGCTGCCTACGAGGAACATGGAGGGAGGCCAGAAGGCAACCCATTTGGTGCAAGATCGGTGAGGATTTACTTGAGGGAGGTTAGGGATTTTCAAGCTAAAGCAAGGGGAGTTAGCTAtgataagaagagaaaaagaccCAAGCCAAAAGCAGCAGCAGCggcagcggcagcagcagctGATCCCAGCCCAGGTTAG